The sequence AGGCGTGCTCGACAGCCAGGATCTGACCCGCACCGCCGGGTGCCTGCGCCTTCTGGGGGCACTCATAACGCCTCAAGGCGGCAAGCTCTTTGTGCGCGGCATCGGCGGGAAGACAGGAGCCAGCGCAGAAGGCCCCGTCTCCATGAACGTCGGCGAATCCGGCACCACCTGCCGGCTCATGGCCGGCGTAGTCACGGCCATCCCTGGCATCTACCGCATCCACGGCGAGGGGCGCATCCACGACCGTCCGGTCGCGCATCTGACCGACGCCCTGACCCAGCAGGGTGTGCGCGTCACCTTCGAGGAAAAAAGCGGCTACCCGCCCATGGTCATGTCCAGCCCCGGCCTGATCGGTGGCGAGGTGACCATCAACCTGGAGCAGAGCAGCCAGTATCTCTCGGGCCTGCTCCTGGCCGCGCCCCTGGCGACCGGGACGACGACCATCCGCCTCATCGGCAGGTCCGTGGCCTCCTGGCCCTATGTCGCACTGACGCTCGACACCATGGCCCGCTTCGGCGTGCCCGTGATCCTGGAACGCAGAATCCTGGACGATTGGCATTCCTGCACCCACGCCGAGGCGGCGGGTCTTCCCCCCACGGACATCCGGCTCGTCGTCCACCCGGCCCCCTACCGGGCCGGAGCCATGCGCGTCGAGGGCGACTGGTCCAATGCCTCCTACTTTCTGGCCGCAGGGGCCGTGGGCACGGCTCCGGTCCGCATTTCCGGGCTCAGCAGGCAGTCGGCCCAGGGAGACCGCTTCATGCTCGAAATCCTGTCCCGCATGGGCGCGTCCGTCGAATGGCAGGACGACGTGGTCACGGTTTTTCCGTCAGCGCTGCGCGGCACGCAGGTCGACATGAACGCCTGTCCGGACATCGTGCCCACAGTGGCGGCCATGGCCGCCTTCGCCACCGGCGAGACAATCATCTCCGGAGCCGCGCACCTGGCCCTGAAGGAATGCGACCGCATCCTGGGACCGGTCACGGAACTGTCCAAGGCCGGTGTGAATATCGAGGCCCGTCCCGACGGCATGATCATTCGCGGCAACGGCGGGCTTCTGCCGCGCAGCGTGGACCTGTGCACCTACGGCGACCACCGCATGGCCATGAGCTTCTCCCTGCTCGAACTGGGGGGCATCAGCGTAAACCTCGACAACCCCTCCTGCGTGGCCAAATCCTTTCCTGGGTTCTGGGACGTCTGGAGCCTGATCCGCCTCGGCAACGGCCTGGGAGCCACGCATGAGTCTTAGCCCCGCATCGGCCATCGTGGTCATCGGCGCCAAAGGGCAGATGGGGGCGCGCTTCGTACGCAGCTTTCGCGAAGCGGGCAACCCCGTGACCGAGTTCGACCATCCCCTGGATCTGGCCAGGCTGCCCGGCGCCGTGCGGGGGGCCGCCCTTGTCCTCTTGTGCGTACCCATCACGGCGATGAAGGATGTCGTCGCCTTGGTGGCCCCGCATCTCACGCAGACGACCATCCTGGCCGACATCTGCTCGGTCAAGGTCCAGCCCCTGCGTGACATGCTGTCCCAGACCACAACGCCCGTGGTCGGCACCCATCCACTTTTCGGCCCCGAAACGCTTGACGTGGAGCTACGAATTGCCGTAACTCCGGGACGTGACCAGGAAGCGACCGATAATCTATCAAGCTGCTTCCGCGATCTGGGATTTTCCCCGTTCACCACAACGGCCGATGAGCATGACAAAGCCATGGCCTACATCCAAGGACTCAACTTCGTGACAACCGTCGCTTACCTCTGTGCTTCCCCTCTGGAAAACGGAATCGAGCGTTTCTTCACGCCCTCGTTCGGACGACGCGTGGAGGCGGCCACGAAAATGATCACCCAGGACGCCCCCCTCTTCTCCACCATGTTCGAAGCGAACCCCCACAGCCTTGAAGCCGTGCGCGCGTTTCGTTCATACCTGAACGTCGCCGCCGGCGGCGATCTGGAACTTTTGAGCCAGAAGGCTCTTTGGTGGTGGCGCAAGCAGCATGACGCAGGGGGACCCGCTTCCTGACGGCATCGCAGTGCCGTTAGTTCAGGCATAAAAGGCATTAAAGCCGGATCCTCCCAGGATCCGGCTTTTTTTTATTCAAAATTCAACAATCGATTATGGAGGCACCATGATCACCCTACCCCAACAGGGGACCTGGCTCCCGGCGGACACACAGACGCCCATCTCCCTGTACCTGACACTGGTGCGCGAAAAACAGGGTTTCCTCCTTGAAAGCACCGAGGTGGACGGACGGCTGGGCCGGTATAGCCTCATCGGCTGGGATTATCGCCTGATCCTCTCCTGCTCCGGCGGCAAGCTCGACGTGCAGAGCTACGACCCGCGCCTGCATGCCTTGAAGGAATTCAGCGGCCAGGATTACGTGTCCGGGCTGCGCGCCTGCCTGAACGCCCTGACCGTCACCGGCCCCGAAAACCTGGGCCCGCTCCCGGCCGTGACCAGGAGCGTGTGCGGCTACATGGCCTACAACATGGGCGGCATCTTCGAGCCGGCCCTGGCCGACCGCTTGCGGCCCGAAGAAGGGCGCTCCATCATGGTCCTGCCGGGCAAGGTCATCCTCTTCGACCACCTGCATCACCGCTGTTGCTACCTGACGCTCGATTCGACCACCAA is a genomic window of Desulfomicrobium baculatum DSM 4028 containing:
- a CDS encoding prephenate dehydrogenase/arogenate dehydrogenase family protein, whose product is MSLSPASAIVVIGAKGQMGARFVRSFREAGNPVTEFDHPLDLARLPGAVRGAALVLLCVPITAMKDVVALVAPHLTQTTILADICSVKVQPLRDMLSQTTTPVVGTHPLFGPETLDVELRIAVTPGRDQEATDNLSSCFRDLGFSPFTTTADEHDKAMAYIQGLNFVTTVAYLCASPLENGIERFFTPSFGRRVEAATKMITQDAPLFSTMFEANPHSLEAVRAFRSYLNVAAGGDLELLSQKALWWWRKQHDAGGPAS
- the aroA gene encoding 3-phosphoshikimate 1-carboxyvinyltransferase yields the protein MKPVIDITAPSSKSLSHRALICAALAEGESLLEGVLDSQDLTRTAGCLRLLGALITPQGGKLFVRGIGGKTGASAEGPVSMNVGESGTTCRLMAGVVTAIPGIYRIHGEGRIHDRPVAHLTDALTQQGVRVTFEEKSGYPPMVMSSPGLIGGEVTINLEQSSQYLSGLLLAAPLATGTTTIRLIGRSVASWPYVALTLDTMARFGVPVILERRILDDWHSCTHAEAAGLPPTDIRLVVHPAPYRAGAMRVEGDWSNASYFLAAGAVGTAPVRISGLSRQSAQGDRFMLEILSRMGASVEWQDDVVTVFPSALRGTQVDMNACPDIVPTVAAMAAFATGETIISGAAHLALKECDRILGPVTELSKAGVNIEARPDGMIIRGNGGLLPRSVDLCTYGDHRMAMSFSLLELGGISVNLDNPSCVAKSFPGFWDVWSLIRLGNGLGATHES